From a region of the Dermatophagoides farinae isolate YC_2012a chromosome 3, ASM2471394v1, whole genome shotgun sequence genome:
- the LOC124494448 gene encoding uncharacterized protein LOC124494448: protein MLLDPQETLSLNKLIVRQIGCNNRSRLAKLNGNKLILCSSINRGDSIKYDWIDTIAINRSPLSSSPSPIMNNMSSSSLLLSQNNDSWSSSITSTLSSTSIKHINNTNIDHQRISAPVYHIFYSTEYSDSIIYIMAVLCIYFLLFSLLIYANWTSFNHNSNDNDDEKSRKKRRQRRRQQQRQRRLHEKEHNNHSNNHNNVVNGNVINHVNSKPKFHFVNFVEKQMTTMTLTQADYSLIRMEPMIVKQHDNHHHHHHHRPFGLIFYATRIIPKTIKSSLKRLVAKFNQQQQQQQSSTTSNNNGSNLESPPDNGSHGQPIMDQYSNQPEFI from the exons GTAACAAACTTATTCTATGCAGTTCAATTAATCGTggtgattcaatcaaatatgatTGGATCGATACAATAGCCATTAATcgttcaccattatcatcatcgccgTCACCGATTATGAATAAcatgtcatcatcgtcattattattatctcaaaataatgattcatggtcatcatcaataacatcgacattatcatcaacatcaatcaaacatatcaacaatacaaatattgatcatcaacgaATATCTGCACCGGTTTATCATATATTTTATTCTACAGAATATTCTGATTCAATCATCTATATAATG GCTGTATTGTGTATATATTTcctattattttcattgttaatcTATGCAAATTGGACTTCATTCAACCACAatagtaatgataatgatgatgaaaaaagtcgaaaaaaacgacgacaacgacgacgacaacaacaacgacaacgacgattACATGAAAAAGAACATAATAACCAtagtaataatcataataatgtcGTTAACGGCAACGTCATCAACCATGTCAATTCGAAaccaaaatttcattttgtaaattttgttgaaaaacaaatgacaacGATGACATTAACTCAAGCTGATTATAGTCTGATACGGATGGAACCAATGATTGTTAAACAAcacgataatcatcatcatcatcatcatcatcgaccatttggtttgattttttatgcCACACGAATCATAccgaaaacaatcaaatcatcattgaaaagatTAGTGGCCAAatttaatcaacaacaacaacaacaacaaagctCAACGAcgtcaaataataatgggtCAAATTTGGAATCTCCACCCGACAATGGAAGCCACGGGCAGCCAATAATGGatcaatattcaaatcaaccggaattcatataa